One Ananas comosus cultivar F153 linkage group 1, ASM154086v1, whole genome shotgun sequence DNA window includes the following coding sequences:
- the LOC109715583 gene encoding glutamate decarboxylase-like gives MALSKTASQTDVSIHSTFASRYVRTSLPRFRMPEESIPKEAAYQIINDELMLDGNPRLNLASFVTTWMEPECDKLIMAAANKNYVDMDEYPVTTELQNRCVNMIAHLFNAPLGESEAAVGVGTVGSSEAIMLAGLAFKRKWQNKRKAEGKPFDKPNIVTGANVQVCWEKFARYFEVELKEVKLRDGYYVMDPEKAVELVDENTICVAAILGSTLNGEFEDVKKLNELLTKKNQETGWDTPIHVDAASGGFIAPFLYPELEWDFRLPLVKSINVSGHKYGLVYAGIGWCIWRSKEDLPDELIFHINYLGADQPTFTLNFSKGSSQVIAQYYQLIRLGYEGYKNIMENCRENATVLKQGLERTGRFDIVSKDDGVPLVAFSLKDRSRHDEFEVSDFLRRFGWIVPAYTMPPDAQHITVLRVVIREDFSRTLAERLVYDIEKVLHELDALPPKQLLQNGGATTTAAAAMLAAKKPSAEDLQRSVTEHWRKFVLAKKTNGVC, from the exons ATGGCGCTCTCCAAGACCGCATCGCAGACGGACGTGTCGATCCACTCCACCTTCGCCTCGCGCTACGTTCGCACTTCCCTTCCTAG GTTTCGGATGCCGGAGGAGTCGATTCCGAAGGAGGCGGCGTACCAGATTATCAATGACGAGCTGATGCTCGACGGAAACCCGCGGCTGAACCTGGCGTCGTTCGTGACGACGTGGATGGAGCCGGAGTGCGACAAGCTCATCATGGCCGCCGCCAACAAGAACTACGTCGACATGGACGAGTACCCGGTCACCACCGAGCTCCAG AATCGATGCGTGAACATGATCGCGCACCTCTTCAACGCCCCTCTCGGCGAGTCGGAGGCCGCGGTGGGCGTCGGCACCGTCGGGTCCTCCGAGGCCATAATGCTCGCGGGCTTGGCCTTCAAGAGGAAGTGGCAGAACAAGCGCAAGGCCGAGGGCAAGCCTTTCGACAAGCCCAACATCGTCACCGGAGCAAATGTCCAA GTTTGTTGGGAGAAATTCGCGCGGTACTTCGAAGTCGAACTGAAGGAGGTGAAGCTGAGGGATGGGTACTATGTCATGGATCCCGAGAAGGCCGTCGAGTTGGTCGACGAGAACACCATTTGCGTCGCAGCCATCCTCGGTTCGACTCTCAACGGCGAGTTTGAGGATGTGAAGAAGCTAAACGAACTCCTCACCAAGAAGAACCAGGAGACAGG GTGGGACACGCCGATCCACGTCGATGCGGCGAGCGGGGGGTTCATCGCGCCGTTCCTGTACCCCGAGCTGGAGTGGGACTTCCGGCTGCCGCTCGTGAAGAGCATCAACGTGAGCGGGCACAAGTACGGCCTCGTCTACGCCGGCATCGGGTGGTGCATCTGGCGGAGCAAGGAGGACCTGCCGGACGAACTCATCTTCCACATCAACTACCTCGGCGCTGACCAGCCCACATTCACCCTCAACTTCTCCAAAG GTTCAAGCCAAGTGATTGCACAATATTACCAACTAATTCGCTTGGGCTATGAG GGCTACAAGAACATCATGGAGAACTGCCGGGAGAACGCGACGGTGCTGAAGCAAGGGCTGGAGCGGACCGGCCGGTTCGACATCGTCTCCAAGGACGACGGCGTGCCGCTGGTCGCCTTCTCCCTCAAGGACCGCAGCCGCCACGACGAGTTCGAGGTCTCCGACTTCCTCCGCCGCTTCGGCTGGATCGTCCCCGCCTACACCATGCCCCCCGACGCGCAGCACATCACCGTCCTCCGCGTCGTCATCCGCGAGGACTTCAGCCGCACCCTCGCCGAGCGCCTCGTCTACGACATCGAGAAGGTCCTGCACGAGCTCGACGCCCTCCCCCCGAAGCAGCTGCTGCAGAACGGCGGtgccaccaccaccgccgccgccgccatgctGGCCGCGAAGAAGCCGTCGGCGGAGGACCTGCAGAGGTCGGTGACGGAGCACTGGAGGAAGTTCGTGCTGGCCAAGAAGACCAATGGAGTTTGCTAG